The Arachis hypogaea cultivar Tifrunner chromosome 19, arahy.Tifrunner.gnm2.J5K5, whole genome shotgun sequence genome has a window encoding:
- the LOC112775776 gene encoding uncharacterized membrane protein At1g16860 isoform X2 — MGSRIPSHQLSNGLYVSGRPEQPKERTPTMTSTAMPYTGGDIKKSGELGKMFDIPVDGSKSRKSGPITGAPSRTGSFGGASSHSGPIQPNSAARAAYTSGPMTSGGMPGSTSLKKSNSGPLNKHGEPVKKSSGPQSGGVTPIGRQNSGPLTPVLPTTGLITSGPISSGPLNSSGAPRKVSGPLDATGSMKMQGSAVVNNQAVTVLSQVIASFTWNTFWGRRAIMGFIAHYPDSELRTAKNGQFVKVSGVVTCGNVPLESSFQKVPRCVYTSTSLYEYRGWDSKAANPTHRRFTWGLRLLERRVVDFYISDFQSGLRALVKTGHGARVTPYVDDSVLINVNPTKEELSPELLRWLGERNLSSDDRIMRLEEGYIKEGSTVSVMGVVQRNENVLMIVPPPEPITTGCQWARCIFPASLEGIVLRCEDTSKTDVIPV, encoded by the exons ATGGGCTCCAGAATTCCATCTCATCAGCTCAGCAATGGCCTCTATGTATCAGGCCGGCCGGAGCAGCCTAAAGAAAGGACTCCAACTATGACCTCAACGGCTATGCCATATACTGGTGGAGACATAAAAAAGTCAGGAGAATTGGGAAAAATGTTTGACATCCCGGTTGATGGCTCCAAATCTCGGAAATCTGGACCAATAACTGGTGCTCCTAGTCGGACGGGGTCATTTGGAGGAGCCAGTTCACATTCTGGACCAATCCAGCCCAATTCTGCTGCTCGGGCAGCCTATACTTCAGGTCCAATGACTTCTGGGGGCATGCCTGGTTCAACTTCGCTAAAGAAATCCAATTCTGGACCATTGAATAAGCATGGGGAACCTGTTAAAAAATCTTCAGGTCCTCAGTCAGGTGGAGTAACACCTATTGGGCGTCAAAATTCTGGACCTCTGACTCCTGTTCTTCCAACGACAGGTCTTATTACATCTGGGCCTATATCGTCTGGCCCTCTAAACTCTTCCGGGGCCCCTCGAAAAGTCTCTGGTCCTTTGGATGCGACAGGTTCCATGAAGATGCAAGGTTCTGCTGTAGTTAACAATCAAGCTGTGACGGTTCTCAGTCAAG TTATTGCATCTTTCACTTGGAACACTTTTTGGGGAAGAAGAGCTATTATGGGTTTCATCGCTCACTATCCGGACTCCGAGCTCAGAACTGCTAAAAATGGACAATTTGTGAAGGTTTCCGGG GTTGTTACTTGCGGCAATGTGCCTCTTGAGTCATCCTTCCAGAAAGTCCCTAGATGTGTATATACCTCGACAAGTTTGTATGAGTATCGAGGATGGGATTCAAAAGCTGCCAATCCTACACACCGCCGGTTTACCTGGGGCCTTAGATTGCTTGAA AGGCGtgtggttgacttttacatctcGGATTTCCAATCTGGTTTAAGAGCACTGGTTAAGACGGGGCACGGAGCAAGGGTGACCCCTTACGTTGATGACTCGGTTCTCATCAATGTAAATCCAACCAAAGAAGAACTGTCTCCGGAGTTGCTCCGTTGGTTGGGAGAGCGAAATCTTTCAAGCGATGACCGGATCATGCGCCTGGAAGAAGG ATACATCAAAGAAGGAAGCACGGTAAGCGTGATGGGGGTTGTGCAGAGGAATGAGAATGTGCTTATGATTGTTCCTCCGCCGGAGCCGATAACTACCGGTTGCCAATGGGCCAGGTGCATCTTCCCGGCTAGCCTCGAGGGCATCGTTCTAAGATGTGAAGACACGTCGAAAACCGATGTCATACCAGTTTAA
- the LOC112779550 gene encoding F-box/kelch-repeat protein At1g51550, with amino-acid sequence MEEASASGNHSYSGSPITNIAQDHLLTILLLLPIDAIFSLSMTCKRLRAITSSDTLWKYLCKRDLGSSCVDGLINSNSSSSSSSSIHNNNHHNNHHQFSWMRLYKQVYKMDSVTCHRFSEPQHGQLDFPSARASHSLNFVSNCLVLFGGGCEGGRHLDDTWVAYIGNDFRSMLRWQAVNSTSPSGRFGHTCVEMGDFLVLFGGINDLGNRQNDTWVGQVTYNENHSVAFSWKMLDVGAVAPPPRGAHAACSIDDKRMLIHGGIGLHGLRLGDTWVLEFSDSRCFGTWHQIVAQPSPAPRSGHTLTCIGQSRTILFGGRGLGYEVLGDVWMLDTCQGYLKWVPILYDLQGIPHSVSLPRVGHTATMVLGGRLLIYGGEDSYRHRKNDFWVLDTSAIPCTSMQQSTMRSSKRVKDKNMWKRWKSSGYEPMCRSFHRACVDHSGRFLYVFGGMVDGFLQPAEPSGLRFDRELFLVELVLQLRG; translated from the exons ATGGAAGAAGCCAGTGCTAGTGGAAACCATAGTTATAGTGGATCACCAATAACCAACATAGCACAGGACCACCTCTTAACTATTCTTCTCCTCCTCCCCATAGATGCAATTTTCTCACTTTCCATGACCTGTAAGAGGCTCAGAGCTATAACTTCCTCTGATACCCTTTGGAAATATCTTTGCAAAAGGGACTTAGGTTCTTCATGTGTtgatggactcatcaattctaattcttcttcttcttcttcctcttccattCACAACAATAATCATCATAACAACCACCATCAGTTTTCATGGATGAGGCTCTACAAGCAAGTCTACAAGATGGATTCTGTTACTTGCCATAGATTTTCTGAGCCACAACATGGTCAATTGGATTTTCCAAGTGCTAGAGCCTCTCACTCTCTCAACTTTGTATCCAATTGTTTAGTTTTGTTTGGTGGTGGATGTGAGGGAG GACGACATCTTGATGACACATGGGTGGCATATATTGGTAACGATTTCCGGAGTATGCTGAGATGGCAAGCAGTGAATTCAACAAGTCCAAGTGGGAGATTTGGTCATACATGTGTGGAAATGGGtgatttccttgttctctttGGAGGAATCAATGACCTTGGCAACCGGCAAAATGATACATGGGTGGGGCAAGTTACATACAATGAGAACCATAGTGTTGCATTCTCCTGGAAGATGCTTGATGTTGGAGCAGTTGCTCCACCACCAAGAGGGGCTCATGCTGCTTGTAGTATAGATGACAAGAGAATGCTAATCCATGGTGGAATCGGCCTTCATGGCCTCCGGTTGGGTGACACATGGGTCTTGGAGTTCTCAGATAGCCGCTGCTTTGGCACATGGCATCAGATTGTAGCTCAACCATCGCCTGCACCTCGATCTGGCCACACACTGACTTGCATTGGACAAAGTAGGACAATTCTGTTTGGTGGCAGAGGCCTAGGCTATGAGGTTCTTGGTGATGTATGGATGTTGGATACATGCCAAGGATATCTAAAGTGGGTTCCAATACTATATGATCTGCAGGGCATACCACATAGTGTTTCGCTTCCACGAGTTGGACACACAGCTACCATGGTTTTGGGGGGTAGGTTGCTAATCTATGGAGGAGAAGACTCATACAGACACAGGAAAAATGATTTCTGGGTTTTGGATACAAGTGCTATTCCTTGCACAAGTATGCAGCAATCCACAATGAGATCATCTAAGAGAGTTAAAGACAAAAATATGTGGAAAAGGTGGAAGTCGAGCGGGTATGAACCCATGTGTAGATCATTTCACCGTGCTTGCGTAGATCATTCAGGGCGTTTTCTGTATGTGTTCGGTGGAATGGTGGATGGTTTTCTTCAGCCTGCTGAACCCTCTGGACTCAGGTTTGATAGAGAACTCTTTCTTGTGGAGCTTGTGCTTCAACTTAGGGGCTAG
- the LOC112779553 gene encoding uncharacterized protein has protein sequence MEALLWSCGFIPKTQTNLNLSPHSYSLPRTHSCSITNPPPQFLKIKFTNHSQFQLLRLCALPSDLPTDPNEEEALNNNNNNIGFLSNETVPFCDPQENLSDSYSIDKDKDEPLHSDMQWTTMTPGSGGGSRAGLFRTPISGGVQSATSAHGLPRPALAVRNLMEQARFAHLCTVMSRMHHRREGYPFGSLVDFAPDSMGHPIFSFSPLAIHTRNLLADPRCTLVVQIPGWSGLSNARVTIFGDIYPLPEDQQEWAHKQYIAKHQQGPSQQWGNFYYFRMQNISDIYFIGGFGTVAWVDVKEYETLQPDKIAVDGGEQNLKELNAIFSKPLKKLLSNDEAEVDDAALISIDSKGTDIRVRQGAQFNIQRISFDEGQSVETLEEAKEALRKLIHRGKVYNLQK, from the exons ATGGAAGCACTATTGTGGAGCTGCGGTTTCATCCCCAAAACCCAAACGAATCTCAACTTATCTCCACACTCTTATTCACTTCCCCGCACTCATTCTTGTTCAATAACCAATCCACCACCTCAATTCCTCAAAATCAAATTCACCAATCACTCACAGTTTCAGCTTCTTCGTCTCTGTGCTCTCCCCAGTGATCTTCCCACCGATCCCaatgaagaagaagcactaaacaacaacaacaacaacattggCTTTCTTTCAAACGAAACGGTGCCGTTTTGTGACCCTCAG GAAAATTTAAGCGATTCCTATAGTATCGACAAAGATAAGGATGAGCCATTACATTCAGACATGCAATGGACAACTATGACTCCAGGATCTGGTGGGGGTTCCAGGGCCGGACTTTTCAGGACACCAATTTCTGGTGGTGTGCAGAGTGCAACCTCAGCTCATGGTTTACCTAGACCGGCCTTGGCAGTACGCAATTTGATGGAGCAG GCCAGATTTGCTCATTTGTGCACTGTAATGTCACGAATGCACCACCGACGAGAAGGATATCCATTTGGTTCCTTGGTTGACTTTGCACCAGATTCGATGGGCC AcccaatattttctttttcacctCTTGCGATTCACACAAGGAATTTGTTAGCTGACCCAAGATGCACGCTTGTAGTTCAG ATACCTGGATGGAGTGGCTTGTCCAATGCAAGGGTGACCATCTTTGGGGATATTTATCCACTTCCAGAAGATCAACAG GAATGGGCTCATAAGCAGTACATTGCGAAACATCAACAGGGGCCTTCTCAACAATGGGGCAACTTCTACTATTTTAGGATGCAGAATATAAG TGACATATATTTCATTGGGGGCTTTGGTACTGTTGCTTGGGTGGATGTAAAGGAATATGAGACCCTTCAACCCGATAAGATCGCAGTTGATGGTGGTGAACAGAATCTAAAG GAACTCAATGCCATCTTCTCAAAGCCCCTAAAGAAGCTTCTATCCAATGATGAGGCCGAGGTAGATGATGCCGCACTCATATCTATAGACAGCAAAGGGACTGATATAAGGGTCCGTCAAGGTGCCCAG TTCAACATTCAAAGGATATCATTTGATGAAGGACAGAGTGTAGAAACCTTAGAAGAAGCCAAAGAAGCTCTTCGGAAATTGATACACAGAGGAAAAGTGTACAATTTgcagaaatga
- the LOC112777397 gene encoding uncharacterized protein, with the protein MATSRSFSALTHPLSSFTSKPSTPFRFRICATMASRIPATTTITKVAPAVIVGGGRVGRALLDMGTGQDILVRRGESVPFDFQGPILVCTRNDDLEAVLQSTPPSRWNDLVFFQNGMIEPWLESKGLSDANQVLAYFAISKLGETPIDGKTDTNPEGLTAAYGKWAPAVAERLHAGGLSCMVLGKEAFEKQMLEKLIWICSVMLVGARHGGVSVGVVEKEFRSEFSSLVAELASAAANEKGLTFEEAMEDRLCAYSRAVAHFPTAVKEFKWRNGWFYSLSEKAKAQSKPDPCPLHTQWLKELKVV; encoded by the exons ATGGCCACTTCACGCTCTTTCTCCGCTCTCACCCATCCACTTTCTTCCTTCACTTCAAAACCATCAACACCCTTCAGATTCAGAATCTGCGCCACCATGGCATCTCGGATTcccgccaccaccaccatcacaaaGGTGGCTCCGGCCGTTATAGTGGGCGGAGGAAGGGTCGGCAGGGCCTTGCTGGACATGGGCACCGGCCAAGACATCCTCGTACGGAGAGGGGAATCTGTCCCTTTCGACTTCCAAGGACCCATTTTGGTCTGCACTAGGAACGATGACCTTGAAGCTGTTCTTCAATCCACTCCTCCTTCTAGATGGAACG ATTTGGTGTTTTTCCAGAATGGGATGATTGAGCCATGGCTTGAGAGCAAAGGGTTGAGTGATGCTAACCAGGTGTTGGCTTATTTTGCTATTTCAAAGCTTGGAGAGACGCCGATTGATGGCAAGACCGATACCAACCCCGAAGGATTGACAGCTGCATATGGCAAGTGGGCTCCTGCCGTAGCTGAAAGGTTACATGCTGGAGGCCTCTCTTGCATG GTTCTTGGCAAGGAAGCATTTGAGAAACAGATGTTAGAGAAGCTAATATGGATTTGCTCGGTCATGCTTGTTGGAGCACGTCATGGTGGCGTTTCTGTAGGTGTCGTGGAGAAGGAATTCCGCTCTGAa TTTTCTAGCCTTGTAGCAGAATTAGCATCAGCTGCAGCAAATGAAAAAGGATTAACATTTGAAGAAGCCATGGAAGACCGCTTATGTGCATATTCTCGGGCTGTTGCCCACTTTCCCACGGCAGTTAAGGAG TTCAAATGGAGAAATGGTTGGTTTTACTCTCTTTCTGAGAAAGCCAAGGCACAAAGCAAGCCAGATCCATGCCCTCTGCATACTCAATGGCTAAAAGAGTTAAAAGTTGTATAA
- the LOC112779551 gene encoding kelch repeat-containing protein At3g27220 yields MVRASSVKVGSAKLVVICVGLLGFALVANFLWLSSSASSSSSSSHFIVPTTTNITIAKHNNDAASSFGGEGRVLAAAYADLPAPQLKWQKMASAPVPRLDGAAIQINDLLFVFAGYGTIDLVHSHVDVYNFTTNTWGESFAMPKEMAHSHLGMVTDGRYIYIVTGQYGPQCRGPTAHTFVLDTKTRKWRDMPPLPVPRYAPATQLWRGRLHVMGGSKENRHTPGLEHWSLAVKDGKPLEKEWRSEIPIPRGGPHRSCVVVDDRLYVIGGQEGDFMAKPGSPIFKCSRRLEVVYGDVYMLDDEMKWKTLPSMPKPNSHIEFAWVVVNNSIVISGGTTEKHPVTKKMVLNGEVFQFNLNTLKWSVIGKLPFRVKTTLVGFWNGYLYFTSGQRDKGPDDPSPKKVIGEMYRTKLKLNV; encoded by the exons atggTTCGGGCTTCGTCGGTGAAGGTTGGGTCGGCCAAGCTCGTTGTTATCTGCGTCGGCCTCTTAGGTTTCGCCCTCGTCGCCAACTTCCTTTGGCtctcttcttctgcttcttcttcttcctcctcctcccatTTCATTGTTCCCACCACCACCAACATTACTATAGCAAAGCACAACAATGAtgctgcttcttcttttggaggAGAAGGAAGAGTGCTGGCCGCGGCTTACGCCGATTTGCCAGCTCCTCAATTGAAGTGGCAGAAGATGGCTTCCGCTCCTGTTCCTCGTCTCGACGGCGCCGCTATTCAGATCAACGATCTTCTCTTCGTCTTCGCTGGCTACGGCACCATTGATCTT GTACATTCACATGTTGATGTGTATAATTTTACCACGAATACTTGGGGAGAAAGTTTTGCCATGCCAAAAGAAATGGCACACTCACATTTGGGGATGGTGACGGATGGAAGATACATATATATTGTTACTGGACAGTATGGACCGCAGTGTAGAGGTCCTACGGCTCATACATTTGTGCTGGACACTAAAACAAGGAAATGGAGGGATATGCCTCCCTTGCCTGTCCCTAG ATATGCGCCAGCAACTCAACTTTGGAGGGGTAGACTGCATGTGATGGGTGGCAGTAAGGAAAATCGACATACACCTGGATTAGAACATTGGAGTCTTGCTGTGAAGGATGGAAAACCGTTAGAAAAAGAATGGAGAAGTGAGATACCCATTCCTCGTGGAGGCCCTCACAG GTCTTGTGTTGTGGTTGATGACCGGCTTTATGTTATTGGTGGTCAAGAAGGTGATTTTATGGCCAAACCAGGGTCACCTATTTTTAAGTGCTCACGCAGGCTAGAG GTAGTCTATGGTGATGTTTACATGTTGGATGATGAGATGAAATGGAAAACGTTACCATCAATGCCAAAACCAAACTCGCATATTGAATTTGCTTGGGTGGTTGTAAACAACTCCATTGTCATTTCTGGAGGCACAACAGAGAAGCACCCTGTAACCAAGAAGATGGTTTTAAATGGAGAAGTATTCCAATTTAATTTGAATACTTTG AAGTGGTCAGTGATTGGGAAATTGCCATTCCGAGTGAAAACCACTCTAGTTGGATTTTGGAATGGTTATTTGTACTTCACCTCAGGACAGAGAGATAAAGGACCTGATGATCCATCACCGAAGAAAGTCATTGGAGAGATGtatagaacaaaattaaaattaaatgtgTGA
- the LOC112775776 gene encoding uncharacterized membrane protein At1g16860 isoform X1, with product MGSRIPSHQLSNGLYVSGRPEQPKERTPTMTSTAMPYTGGDIKKSGELGKMFDIPVDGSKSRKSGPITGAPSRTGSFGGASSHSGPIQPNSAARAAYTSGPMTSGGMPGSTSLKKSNSGPLNKHGEPVKKSSGPQSGGVTPIGRQNSGPLTPVLPTTGLITSGPISSGPLNSSGAPRKVSGPLDATGSMKMQGSAVVNNQAVTVLSQGDEYSFRRNFPKAMLWLLILLFVMGFIAGGFILGAVSNATLLIVVVVLFCLVIASFTWNTFWGRRAIMGFIAHYPDSELRTAKNGQFVKVSGVVTCGNVPLESSFQKVPRCVYTSTSLYEYRGWDSKAANPTHRRFTWGLRLLERRVVDFYISDFQSGLRALVKTGHGARVTPYVDDSVLINVNPTKEELSPELLRWLGERNLSSDDRIMRLEEGYIKEGSTVSVMGVVQRNENVLMIVPPPEPITTGCQWARCIFPASLEGIVLRCEDTSKTDVIPV from the exons ATGGGCTCCAGAATTCCATCTCATCAGCTCAGCAATGGCCTCTATGTATCAGGCCGGCCGGAGCAGCCTAAAGAAAGGACTCCAACTATGACCTCAACGGCTATGCCATATACTGGTGGAGACATAAAAAAGTCAGGAGAATTGGGAAAAATGTTTGACATCCCGGTTGATGGCTCCAAATCTCGGAAATCTGGACCAATAACTGGTGCTCCTAGTCGGACGGGGTCATTTGGAGGAGCCAGTTCACATTCTGGACCAATCCAGCCCAATTCTGCTGCTCGGGCAGCCTATACTTCAGGTCCAATGACTTCTGGGGGCATGCCTGGTTCAACTTCGCTAAAGAAATCCAATTCTGGACCATTGAATAAGCATGGGGAACCTGTTAAAAAATCTTCAGGTCCTCAGTCAGGTGGAGTAACACCTATTGGGCGTCAAAATTCTGGACCTCTGACTCCTGTTCTTCCAACGACAGGTCTTATTACATCTGGGCCTATATCGTCTGGCCCTCTAAACTCTTCCGGGGCCCCTCGAAAAGTCTCTGGTCCTTTGGATGCGACAGGTTCCATGAAGATGCAAGGTTCTGCTGTAGTTAACAATCAAGCTGTGACGGTTCTCAGTCAAGGTGATGAGTATTCCTTCAGGAGGAACTTTCCAAAGGCGATGTTATGGTTATTAATTCTGCTTTTTGTGATGGGTTTCATTGCTGGCGGTTTTATTCTTGGAGCCGTAAGCAATGCAACCCTCCTTATTGTGGTTGTGGTTCTCTTTTGCTTAGTTATTGCATCTTTCACTTGGAACACTTTTTGGGGAAGAAGAGCTATTATGGGTTTCATCGCTCACTATCCGGACTCCGAGCTCAGAACTGCTAAAAATGGACAATTTGTGAAGGTTTCCGGG GTTGTTACTTGCGGCAATGTGCCTCTTGAGTCATCCTTCCAGAAAGTCCCTAGATGTGTATATACCTCGACAAGTTTGTATGAGTATCGAGGATGGGATTCAAAAGCTGCCAATCCTACACACCGCCGGTTTACCTGGGGCCTTAGATTGCTTGAA AGGCGtgtggttgacttttacatctcGGATTTCCAATCTGGTTTAAGAGCACTGGTTAAGACGGGGCACGGAGCAAGGGTGACCCCTTACGTTGATGACTCGGTTCTCATCAATGTAAATCCAACCAAAGAAGAACTGTCTCCGGAGTTGCTCCGTTGGTTGGGAGAGCGAAATCTTTCAAGCGATGACCGGATCATGCGCCTGGAAGAAGG ATACATCAAAGAAGGAAGCACGGTAAGCGTGATGGGGGTTGTGCAGAGGAATGAGAATGTGCTTATGATTGTTCCTCCGCCGGAGCCGATAACTACCGGTTGCCAATGGGCCAGGTGCATCTTCCCGGCTAGCCTCGAGGGCATCGTTCTAAGATGTGAAGACACGTCGAAAACCGATGTCATACCAGTTTAA